In Niallia sp. FSL W8-0635, one genomic interval encodes:
- a CDS encoding glutamine--tRNA ligase/YqeY domain fusion protein, which yields MMEEKVALDNSLEKTVAEDLQNGAYNRTICTRFPPEPNGYLHIGSAYAIHMNYAIAKKFNGNFNLRFDDTNPLKEDMEYVDSIIEDINWLGYSPEERIFYGSDYSNEIFHAALNLIKKGKAYVCELSPEQIKEYRGTLTEPGKNSPYRNRTVEENLDLFWRMKNGEFPTGSHVLRAKIDMASPNMNLRDPILYRIIYASHYRTGNEWCIYPMYDFAHPLQDAIEGVTHSLCSIEFKDHRPLYEWVLTELEIKEAPKQREFGRVNITGVVTSKRYLRELVLGKLVDGWDDPRLPTIRGLRRRGFTPESIRTFVDELGFVRNQSTADIAMLESTLRRELKSKVNTVMAVLNPLKVTITNYPEDKTELLSMENNPENPALGNREVVFSKEIYIEKEDFMEVPIKGFKRLALHAEVRLKGAYFIKCNEVIKDEATGEIIELRCTYDPKTKSGTGFSERKVKGTIHWVSAINSELVEVNLFEKLFEDETIVKDAEKTWEEKMNPNSKVTLKHCRIESWMKDAKIEERFQFLRHGYFCVDKYSTEEKLIFNRIVSLKDSWKGKKG from the coding sequence ATGATGGAAGAGAAAGTAGCGTTAGATAATAGCTTGGAAAAAACGGTAGCTGAAGACTTACAAAATGGGGCATATAATCGAACGATTTGCACAAGATTTCCTCCTGAGCCAAATGGATATCTACACATTGGCAGTGCTTATGCCATCCATATGAACTATGCGATTGCGAAAAAGTTTAACGGGAATTTTAATCTGCGTTTTGACGATACCAACCCTTTAAAAGAAGATATGGAATATGTGGATTCGATTATTGAAGATATTAATTGGCTAGGCTATTCTCCAGAGGAACGGATTTTTTACGGGTCTGACTATTCCAATGAAATATTTCATGCAGCATTGAATTTGATCAAGAAAGGCAAGGCATATGTTTGTGAATTGTCTCCTGAGCAAATAAAGGAATACCGGGGAACACTTACAGAGCCTGGTAAAAATAGTCCTTATCGAAACAGAACAGTGGAGGAGAATCTCGATTTGTTTTGGAGAATGAAAAATGGCGAATTCCCAACAGGATCGCATGTTTTACGAGCAAAAATCGATATGGCTTCACCAAATATGAATTTAAGAGACCCGATTCTTTACAGGATTATTTATGCTAGTCATTATAGAACGGGAAACGAGTGGTGTATTTACCCAATGTATGATTTTGCTCATCCACTTCAAGATGCAATTGAAGGTGTTACCCATTCCTTATGCTCTATCGAATTTAAAGACCACAGACCTTTATATGAGTGGGTATTGACAGAGCTAGAAATAAAGGAAGCACCAAAACAAAGAGAATTTGGACGAGTGAATATAACTGGTGTTGTAACGAGTAAACGCTATTTAAGGGAATTAGTATTAGGGAAGCTGGTAGATGGATGGGATGATCCAAGATTACCAACAATCCGTGGACTTCGGAGAAGAGGCTTTACCCCAGAAAGTATACGTACTTTCGTTGATGAACTTGGCTTTGTAAGAAATCAAAGTACAGCTGACATAGCGATGCTAGAAAGTACACTAAGAAGAGAATTAAAATCAAAAGTAAATACAGTGATGGCAGTATTAAACCCATTAAAGGTGACAATCACCAATTATCCTGAGGACAAGACAGAGCTTTTATCAATGGAAAATAATCCGGAAAATCCTGCATTAGGAAATAGAGAGGTTGTTTTTTCAAAAGAGATTTATATCGAAAAAGAGGACTTTATGGAAGTCCCAATAAAAGGGTTTAAACGATTAGCTTTACATGCAGAGGTTCGATTAAAAGGGGCTTATTTCATCAAATGTAATGAGGTGATTAAAGATGAAGCTACAGGTGAAATTATCGAGCTTAGATGTACTTATGATCCAAAGACCAAAAGTGGAACAGGATTTTCTGAGCGGAAAGTAAAAGGAACGATTCATTGGGTTTCCGCTATAAATAGTGAATTAGTGGAAGTGAATCTCTTCGAAAAATTATTTGAGGACGAAACGATTGTGAAAGATGCAGAAAAAACGTGGGAGGAAAAAATGAATCCCAATTCTAAAGTTACACTAAAACATTGCAGAATTGAATCTTGGATGAAGGACGCAAAAATCGAAGAGAGGTTCCAATTTTTGCGACATGGCTATTTTTGTGTAGATAAATATTCAACAGAAGAAAAATTAATTTTCAATAGAATTGTGTCATTGAAGGATTCTTGGAAAGGGAAAAAAGGATAA
- a CDS encoding GNAT family N-acetyltransferase, translating into MELLRPSEQYREQLMEYRSAFLHRKEQPYGGSSLQNYTDFHEWLNKVISQENGDNLPSNRVPATQFLSIGNGKLIGLINIRHRLTPELLMESGHIGYSIHPEERRKGYATEQLRLSLIEANKLGLSKVLITCDKENIASAKTIQKVGGVLENEVNSADGKEIVQRYWIEIG; encoded by the coding sequence ATGGAATTACTGAGGCCATCTGAGCAGTATAGGGAACAGTTAATGGAATATAGGTCAGCCTTTTTACATAGAAAAGAACAGCCTTATGGTGGCAGCTCCTTGCAAAATTATACGGATTTTCATGAATGGCTCAATAAAGTAATCAGCCAGGAAAATGGGGATAACCTACCATCAAATCGGGTTCCGGCTACTCAATTTTTAAGCATTGGCAATGGGAAATTAATTGGGCTTATTAATATTCGCCATCGATTAACGCCAGAATTGTTGATGGAAAGTGGACATATTGGCTATAGCATTCATCCAGAAGAACGCCGGAAAGGATATGCGACAGAGCAGCTGCGACTAAGTTTAATAGAAGCTAATAAACTTGGTCTAAGTAAAGTATTAATAACCTGTGATAAAGAAAATATCGCCTCTGCCAAAACGATTCAAAAAGTGGGCGGAGTGTTAGAGAATGAAGTGAATTCCGCAGATGGGAAGGAAATTGTACAGCGTTATTGGATTGAAATTGGTTAA
- a CDS encoding DUF2975 domain-containing protein: MKKGTTFFLKIAVVLIGTPVLALGLWGIYDLAKNPANPDYAHILYPIVIGIYLSAIPFYMALYQTFRLLGYIDRNEAFSVMSVKALSHIKKDAIIISILYVLMMPFIFLLAQSDDAPGLILFGMIPIFASIVIAVFAAVLQRLLQQAIDIKSENDLTV; this comes from the coding sequence ATGAAAAAAGGAACAACATTTTTTTTAAAGATAGCTGTCGTTCTTATTGGAACCCCCGTTCTTGCTTTAGGGTTATGGGGAATATATGATTTGGCTAAAAATCCAGCAAATCCAGATTATGCCCATATACTATATCCGATTGTAATAGGGATATATTTATCGGCAATTCCATTTTATATGGCGCTTTATCAGACTTTCAGACTTTTGGGTTATATTGATAGGAATGAAGCTTTCTCGGTAATGTCTGTAAAGGCATTAAGCCATATAAAGAAAGATGCAATCATCATCAGTATCTTATATGTACTAATGATGCCTTTCATTTTTCTCTTAGCTCAGTCAGATGATGCTCCAGGTCTTATCTTATTTGGAATGATTCCGATTTTTGCTTCCATCGTAATTGCGGTCTTTGCAGCAGTTCTTCAAAGGCTTTTACAACAAGCAATTGATATAAAATCAGAAAATGATTTAACAGTCTGA
- a CDS encoding helix-turn-helix domain-containing protein translates to MAIVINIDVMLAKRKMSVTELSEKVGITMANLSILKNGKAKAIRLSTLEGICKALECQPGEILEYRRDQDSE, encoded by the coding sequence ATGGCAATTGTAATTAATATTGATGTGATGTTAGCGAAAAGGAAAATGAGCGTGACCGAACTTTCAGAGAAGGTTGGAATCACGATGGCAAATCTATCTATTTTGAAAAATGGAAAAGCAAAGGCCATTCGCCTTTCAACATTAGAGGGGATTTGCAAGGCTTTAGAATGTCAACCTGGAGAAATTTTAGAATATCGAAGGGATCAAGATAGTGAATAA
- a CDS encoding isoprenyl transferase, with the protein MKLPFFHKKEEESVLYPNENIAEHIAIIMDGNGRWAKKRGMPRIAGHKEGVSTVVNIVKTAVNCKVKILTLYTFSTENWKRPKTEIEFILRLPKEFLSIYLPDLIANNVRIEIVGDIEKLPVHTREAIEYAMERTRNNDGLLLNFALNYGSRDEILNAMKEMFLDITKGEFSLDELDEQKFSNYLYTAGMKEPDLLIRTGGEIRLSNFLLWQLAYTEFWFTDVLWPDFSEKDFLQALKEYGNRKRRYGGL; encoded by the coding sequence ATGAAGCTACCTTTTTTCCATAAGAAAGAAGAAGAATCTGTCCTTTATCCGAATGAAAATATAGCGGAACATATTGCTATAATAATGGACGGAAACGGACGCTGGGCAAAGAAGAGGGGCATGCCCAGAATTGCTGGTCATAAAGAAGGCGTATCTACTGTCGTAAACATTGTTAAAACAGCAGTGAATTGCAAAGTGAAGATTCTCACTCTATATACGTTTTCTACCGAAAACTGGAAACGTCCAAAAACCGAGATAGAGTTTATATTGAGGCTTCCTAAGGAGTTTCTCTCTATTTATCTACCAGATCTTATCGCTAATAATGTCCGCATAGAGATAGTTGGAGATATCGAAAAGCTGCCAGTTCATACACGTGAAGCCATTGAGTATGCAATGGAACGTACTCGCAATAATGACGGCCTTTTGCTTAATTTTGCGCTTAACTATGGAAGCCGTGATGAGATTTTAAATGCGATGAAAGAGATGTTTTTGGATATAACCAAGGGGGAATTTTCACTGGACGAATTAGATGAACAGAAGTTTTCAAACTACCTTTATACAGCTGGTATGAAAGAACCGGACCTGCTTATTCGAACAGGAGGAGAAATACGTCTGAGTAATTTTCTGCTTTGGCAGCTGGCATACACGGAGTTCTGGTTTACTGATGTACTGTGGCCAGATTTCTCTGAGAAGGACTTTCTGCAAGCGTTGAAAGAATACGGGAATCGGAAAAGACGGTATGGTGGGCTATAA
- a CDS encoding class I SAM-dependent methyltransferase encodes MEANVFEQMAKRYDTEDRIELAKVIVKEVRAELENSKSQSLIDYGSGTGLVSLELTDLVDSILLVDSSEQMLEVAKGKIAQKGITNASVLYSDFTKKTTELKSDIIFMSLVLLHIPDTKKILQELFHILNDGGKLIIVDFDKNENISHPKVHNGFSHEELKEILSEAGFKSSKIKTFYHGKEIFMKKDASMFIACSIK; translated from the coding sequence ATGGAAGCGAATGTTTTTGAACAGATGGCCAAAAGATATGATACAGAAGATAGAATAGAATTGGCGAAAGTGATCGTGAAGGAAGTAAGAGCAGAACTAGAAAACAGTAAATCCCAATCTTTAATCGACTATGGGAGTGGTACTGGCCTCGTTAGTTTAGAATTAACCGATTTGGTAGATTCGATTTTGTTGGTAGATTCATCGGAACAAATGCTAGAGGTTGCCAAAGGGAAAATAGCGCAAAAAGGTATTACGAACGCAAGCGTACTTTATTCTGATTTTACGAAAAAAACTACTGAACTTAAATCGGACATTATTTTCATGTCACTAGTTCTTCTTCATATACCGGATACGAAAAAAATCTTGCAGGAATTGTTCCATATCTTAAACGATGGCGGAAAGCTAATTATTGTTGATTTTGACAAGAACGAGAACATCAGTCATCCGAAGGTTCATAACGGTTTTTCTCATGAAGAATTGAAAGAAATATTATCTGAAGCTGGATTCAAGTCATCAAAAATAAAGACATTTTATCATGGCAAAGAGATTTTTATGAAAAAGGATGCATCAATGTTTATCGCCTGCAGTATAAAATGA
- a CDS encoding NADH dehydrogenase subunit 5, which produces MFVSLSLPLLLVLFFMMIIVSMLSGLLLLHPRMPLSYVKIHSWVVSFPPLVSLVALVKTNGRENIGPLQLDSLAWLMTFFVLAIGLIVQRFSIRYLMGDRSYRKYFSLFTFTTASASIAWLSADLRLMVLFWGATLAGLTLLIRLNSGWKVANEASKISGRNFIFGWLALLLAVLWLFQGTGYWQLSSALSTENLAQLAAWERTGINILIVLAVIIPAAQWPFQRWLVESVVAPTPVSAIMHAGIVNAGGIMLARFSPLFNGDMASIILLVIAGISVLIGSGISLVQVDYKRQLVGSTIGQMGFMLIQCALGAYIAAIIHLILHGLFKATLFLQSGSAVPRFEISNQSNKQTSFLWTITGWILGFAVGVVFWLQSPGEGYQFISALILGWSLSISWRQLVAFGEGSIGRITGLLMVGGTAAIYFAIHHFFYDLLQSTVSQGNQPPIAAVIIVACLLLVGSAIRAFTARNRSSIFFTVLYLWLVRLGEAKPKSVESHPSYLKQQLP; this is translated from the coding sequence ATGTTTGTTTCGCTGAGTTTGCCGTTATTACTAGTATTGTTTTTTATGATGATTATTGTTTCTATGCTAAGTGGATTATTACTTCTGCATCCAAGAATGCCATTGAGCTATGTGAAAATACATAGTTGGGTTGTGTCTTTTCCGCCTTTGGTTTCTTTAGTAGCACTTGTAAAAACGAATGGAAGAGAAAATATTGGTCCTTTGCAGTTGGATTCCTTGGCTTGGTTAATGACCTTTTTCGTTCTTGCTATTGGTTTAATTGTGCAACGTTTTTCTATACGTTACTTAATGGGGGATCGTTCTTATCGAAAATATTTTTCACTCTTTACGTTCACAACAGCTTCTGCATCTATTGCCTGGTTAAGTGCTGATCTACGCTTAATGGTTCTATTCTGGGGGGCAACTCTTGCTGGATTAACCTTGCTTATCAGATTAAACAGTGGATGGAAAGTAGCGAATGAAGCATCTAAGATTTCTGGCCGCAACTTTATATTTGGCTGGTTGGCCTTATTATTGGCGGTACTTTGGCTATTTCAAGGCACTGGTTATTGGCAATTATCGTCAGCTCTATCCACTGAAAATTTAGCACAGCTTGCAGCATGGGAGAGAACAGGGATTAATATATTGATTGTCCTAGCGGTCATCATTCCAGCAGCTCAATGGCCTTTTCAAAGATGGTTAGTAGAGTCTGTTGTTGCGCCTACTCCTGTTTCTGCGATTATGCATGCAGGAATTGTGAATGCAGGTGGGATTATGCTAGCTCGTTTTTCTCCACTCTTTAATGGAGATATGGCTTCTATTATCTTGCTTGTTATAGCAGGGATTTCTGTCTTGATTGGTTCTGGAATTAGTTTAGTACAAGTGGACTATAAGCGTCAGTTAGTAGGATCAACGATTGGACAAATGGGCTTTATGCTCATCCAATGTGCGTTAGGTGCATATATTGCTGCCATTATTCATCTTATTCTACATGGTTTGTTTAAAGCAACGCTCTTTTTACAATCAGGTTCAGCGGTGCCTCGTTTCGAAATATCTAATCAAAGTAATAAACAGACATCCTTTTTATGGACCATAACGGGGTGGATTTTAGGCTTTGCTGTTGGAGTGGTCTTTTGGCTCCAGTCACCAGGAGAGGGATATCAATTTATTAGTGCGTTAATCTTAGGGTGGTCCTTGTCTATTTCTTGGAGACAGCTAGTAGCTTTTGGAGAGGGAAGCATTGGTCGAATTACAGGGTTATTAATGGTAGGAGGAACGGCTGCTATTTATTTCGCTATTCATCATTTTTTCTATGATTTGCTGCAGTCTACTGTTTCCCAAGGGAATCAACCTCCAATAGCTGCAGTCATCATTGTTGCTTGTCTCTTATTAGTTGGCAGTGCAATAAGGGCATTTACTGCACGTAATCGTTCGTCTATTTTCTTTACGGTACTTTATCTTTGGTTAGTGAGATTAGGGGAAGCGAAGCCCAAATCTGTAGAGAGCCATCCGAGCTATTTAAAACAACAATTACCATAA
- a CDS encoding DUF2309 domain-containing protein yields MSVTSVLTKESSNKNEITIDFTESNISSLVETASKVIAPLWPISTFAARHPWMGLEKQSFDQVADWLKNSRDVDIYPSASMILSAKNKGEINEAFVKQGLQRWLDTNLHTFSLPRDVAERFCHAALGMEPIPTNLLSSVELMKKVEEFRERNEDTINHSSIQPISSQIENQDRERLINILDYHVIKWCKLYLDDSQAGWEMPHREEGFYRSWHRLVCYDPALSKLQRESLKSWPEEADSALENALKALNISDAEIQSYLEAHLLSLPGWAGMMLWRSKQSNEEKTLLTEYLAVRISLEWALIHPYLPFRNNQLEKRESIPSHLAAWIHWGSLSLEEWTHMSGDKQQEYLLFAAKFDEKLCRKLWLEAWEQTHAEQLRQKIISNQSSNSEKDTALAQFVFCIDVRSEPFRRQLEKEGPFETIGMAGFFGVPIATNELGCTHSHPSLPIMNKPLHKIIESTEENELLSFQQRKQSVHSLSYTFKTMKQSLLANLLLPELSGPWLSLQMVARSFVPKTANRFIHNLRQAWLRKPKTNLVLHHVHQTEEGIPIGFSEGDKVNYARQALKMMGIIDNFSPLVVICGHGSQSTNNPYASSLECGACGGQSGGFNARVLATLCNLPEVRKELSLEGITIPAETVFVAAEHNTTVDELEWIYVPELSKSAQVAFERIEAILPRVSHQANAERLTKLPHFQSKHKKPKSAAYQLAEDWSVIRPEWGLAGNAAFIIGQRALTNGCDLEGRVFLHNYNWQKDGNGELLDTIISGPGTVAQWINLEYYASTVAPHYYGSGNKATQTVTAGLGVMQGNASDLLTGLPWQSVMQSDNEAYHSPLRLLIVIQAPKEYVERLLKNNAIFQQKVQNGWVRLASVSPEGHWENW; encoded by the coding sequence ATGAGTGTTACATCTGTATTAACAAAAGAAAGTTCAAATAAGAATGAGATAACTATTGATTTCACAGAAAGTAATATTAGTAGTCTAGTTGAAACTGCTAGTAAAGTAATTGCCCCACTTTGGCCGATTTCTACCTTTGCAGCACGTCATCCTTGGATGGGGCTTGAAAAGCAATCCTTTGATCAAGTTGCGGATTGGTTAAAAAATAGTCGTGATGTGGATATTTATCCAAGTGCTTCAATGATTCTTTCTGCAAAAAATAAAGGGGAGATTAATGAAGCATTTGTGAAGCAGGGACTGCAGCGTTGGCTTGATACAAATTTACATACATTTAGTCTCCCGCGAGATGTGGCAGAGCGCTTTTGCCATGCCGCACTGGGGATGGAACCAATTCCAACTAATCTTTTATCATCGGTAGAACTTATGAAAAAAGTCGAGGAGTTTAGGGAACGGAATGAAGATACTATCAATCATTCCTCCATCCAACCAATCAGTTCTCAAATAGAGAATCAAGATAGGGAAAGGTTAATCAATATTCTCGATTACCATGTGATCAAGTGGTGTAAATTATATCTCGATGACTCTCAGGCAGGTTGGGAAATGCCACATCGCGAGGAAGGTTTCTATCGTTCTTGGCATCGTCTCGTTTGTTATGATCCAGCACTATCTAAATTACAGCGTGAAAGCTTAAAAAGTTGGCCAGAAGAGGCTGATAGTGCTTTGGAAAATGCATTAAAAGCACTGAATATCTCTGACGCAGAAATCCAGAGTTATCTAGAAGCTCATTTGCTGTCCTTACCGGGTTGGGCAGGAATGATGCTTTGGCGTTCTAAACAGTCAAATGAGGAGAAGACGCTGCTAACTGAATATTTAGCCGTACGAATCTCCTTAGAATGGGCTCTAATACATCCCTATTTACCTTTTAGGAATAATCAATTGGAGAAAAGGGAGTCCATTCCTTCTCACTTAGCAGCTTGGATTCATTGGGGAAGCCTTTCGCTAGAGGAATGGACACATATGTCAGGTGATAAACAACAGGAATATTTATTATTTGCGGCAAAATTTGATGAGAAGCTCTGCAGAAAACTGTGGCTGGAAGCTTGGGAACAAACACATGCTGAGCAATTAAGGCAAAAGATTATCTCCAATCAATCTAGTAACAGTGAGAAGGATACAGCATTAGCGCAATTTGTATTTTGTATTGATGTACGCTCCGAACCATTTCGTCGCCAATTGGAAAAAGAAGGACCATTTGAAACAATTGGGATGGCTGGTTTTTTTGGGGTACCGATTGCAACGAATGAACTAGGATGCACACATAGTCATCCATCCTTACCAATTATGAATAAGCCTTTGCACAAAATTATAGAAAGTACGGAGGAGAATGAATTACTTTCCTTTCAACAACGTAAGCAGTCAGTTCATTCTTTAAGCTACACATTTAAAACAATGAAACAGAGCTTACTGGCAAACTTACTTTTGCCAGAATTGAGTGGTCCATGGCTTAGTCTTCAAATGGTAGCACGCAGCTTTGTGCCAAAAACTGCGAATCGGTTTATTCATAATCTTCGACAGGCCTGGTTACGAAAACCCAAGACAAACCTAGTGCTTCATCATGTTCATCAAACAGAGGAAGGAATACCAATTGGATTTTCCGAGGGAGATAAAGTCAACTATGCCCGTCAAGCTCTAAAAATGATGGGGATAATAGACAATTTCAGCCCATTAGTAGTTATATGTGGACATGGAAGCCAAAGTACAAATAACCCTTATGCATCATCACTTGAATGTGGTGCCTGTGGTGGGCAATCAGGTGGATTCAATGCTAGGGTTTTAGCGACTTTATGTAACCTACCTGAAGTAAGGAAAGAACTTTCTTTAGAAGGAATTACTATTCCTGCTGAAACTGTCTTTGTAGCGGCTGAGCACAATACAACGGTGGATGAATTAGAGTGGATTTATGTACCAGAGCTTTCCAAATCAGCACAAGTTGCCTTTGAGCGTATCGAAGCTATATTGCCAAGAGTAAGCCATCAGGCGAATGCGGAACGTCTTACGAAATTACCTCATTTCCAATCGAAACATAAAAAGCCAAAGTCTGCGGCCTATCAATTAGCAGAGGATTGGAGCGTGATCCGTCCGGAATGGGGGTTAGCTGGCAATGCTGCTTTTATTATCGGGCAACGTGCGTTAACGAATGGTTGTGACTTAGAAGGCAGAGTCTTTCTTCATAATTATAATTGGCAGAAGGATGGCAATGGGGAACTTTTAGATACGATTATTTCAGGCCCAGGAACCGTTGCTCAATGGATAAATCTAGAATATTACGCATCAACGGTAGCTCCACATTATTATGGTAGTGGCAATAAGGCAACGCAAACTGTTACAGCAGGTCTTGGTGTAATGCAGGGGAATGCGAGTGACTTGCTAACTGGACTACCTTGGCAATCTGTAATGCAATCAGACAATGAGGCATATCATTCTCCGCTTCGTTTATTAATTGTCATTCAGGCACCTAAAGAATATGTTGAACGATTATTAAAAAATAATGCCATCTTTCAACAAAAAGTTCAAAATGGTTGGGTCCGATTAGCGAGTGTCAGTCCAGAAGGCCATTGGGAAAACTGGTAG
- a CDS encoding carbonic anhydrase: MNVEKTKKVLFLMDVREGLESILKEETNIHPENMLTIQCFGPVISNPFGDIMRSIILAIYQEQVEEIFVVGTRNEGNSAISIEDQSIAKIQTLDYLFQNSMPEFSGETINEWLNGKQNTGDNIKNCVNMICHHPLVPANVKVRGLIINNQHGKSSIVEIAVNKTA, encoded by the coding sequence ATGAATGTAGAAAAGACGAAAAAAGTGTTATTTCTGATGGATGTTAGAGAAGGCTTGGAGTCTATTTTAAAAGAAGAAACGAATATTCACCCGGAAAACATGCTGACTATCCAATGCTTTGGACCTGTTATTTCCAATCCTTTTGGGGATATTATGAGATCGATTATTCTTGCTATTTATCAGGAACAAGTAGAAGAGATTTTTGTTGTAGGAACAAGAAACGAAGGAAATAGTGCTATTTCGATAGAAGATCAATCTATTGCCAAAATCCAAACATTGGATTATCTTTTTCAAAATAGCATGCCTGAATTTTCCGGTGAAACGATTAATGAATGGCTAAATGGTAAACAAAATACTGGTGACAATATCAAAAATTGTGTTAATATGATTTGTCACCATCCATTAGTGCCTGCAAATGTTAAAGTCCGTGGCTTAATCATCAATAATCAGCATGGAAAGTCTTCCATTGTGGAGATTGCTGTAAATAAAACTGCATAA
- a CDS encoding DUF2294 domain-containing protein, whose protein sequence is MKISKGSCEAEISKAITQWEKDFLGRGSLSVKTDILRDMIVVSLQGILTPAEYTVCETKEGLLTIKKTRSELVESGVEELKKCIVTITGEEVKSFHTDLSSRTGERVMVFKLFNNVENLFM, encoded by the coding sequence ATGAAAATATCGAAAGGCTCTTGTGAAGCCGAGATAAGTAAGGCAATTACTCAATGGGAAAAGGACTTTCTTGGTCGTGGATCTTTATCTGTCAAAACAGATATATTACGGGATATGATTGTAGTAAGTTTGCAAGGCATTTTAACACCAGCTGAATACACGGTGTGTGAAACAAAAGAAGGACTATTAACCATTAAGAAAACTCGTTCCGAATTAGTGGAATCAGGTGTAGAAGAACTAAAGAAATGTATAGTAACGATTACTGGAGAAGAAGTAAAAAGTTTTCATACAGATTTAAGCTCTCGTACAGGTGAACGAGTGATGGTTTTTAAATTATTTAATAATGTGGAAAATCTTTTTATGTAA
- a CDS encoding DMT family transporter — protein sequence MKKSILGSIYLTLAASIWGGMYVVVKVVVAVIPPLELVWIRYLIAIVALVIIGFVTRQKWRMEKRYFLIIIGIGIIGNAISIVAQETGTMLSTAQMGAIITSSTPAFMVIFARLLLKERLTMKKGLSVSLATIGVFLIVGIGNLDLTSKLGGIALLIAALTWAFMSVLVKLLPSDYSQIVVTTYSIAVALIVLTPFVMPRLQGIHISEWGHPSIFGGLLYLGIVSTAGGFLLWNRGLQTLNASSGGIFFFFQPVVGAVLGWIILGENIGLTFWIGSILILVGVLFIISEK from the coding sequence ATGAAAAAAAGTATATTAGGATCTATTTATTTAACTTTAGCTGCAAGCATTTGGGGTGGTATGTACGTTGTTGTGAAAGTGGTTGTTGCGGTCATTCCTCCACTTGAACTTGTATGGATTCGTTATCTAATCGCTATTGTCGCTTTGGTTATCATAGGGTTTGTAACTCGGCAAAAATGGCGAATGGAAAAACGTTATTTCCTTATCATCATAGGCATTGGCATTATTGGAAATGCCATTTCTATTGTAGCGCAAGAAACAGGTACCATGTTGTCCACAGCTCAAATGGGTGCAATTATCACTTCATCCACCCCTGCGTTTATGGTTATTTTTGCACGATTGCTGCTTAAAGAACGTTTGACAATGAAAAAGGGTCTTTCCGTTTCTCTCGCTACAATTGGCGTTTTTCTTATTGTCGGAATCGGTAATCTTGATTTAACAAGCAAATTAGGTGGGATAGCACTTTTAATCGCCGCATTGACGTGGGCATTTATGTCTGTACTTGTAAAGCTTTTGCCAAGTGACTATTCACAAATTGTTGTCACTACTTATTCTATCGCGGTCGCTTTAATCGTGTTGACACCTTTTGTAATGCCAAGGCTACAAGGAATCCATATTTCTGAATGGGGACACCCTTCTATTTTTGGAGGTCTATTATATTTAGGAATTGTTTCAACAGCTGGAGGATTTCTCCTTTGGAACCGTGGGCTACAAACGCTTAACGCCTCAAGTGGCGGAATCTTTTTCTTCTTCCAGCCTGTGGTCGGAGCAGTACTTGGATGGATTATTCTTGGAGAAAATATCGGATTAACCTTTTGGATTGGCTCCATCCTAATTCTTGTTGGTGTTTTATTTATTATATCGGAGAAATGA